Proteins encoded together in one Rhizobacter sp. J219 window:
- a CDS encoding alpha/beta fold hydrolase produces the protein MQTPALQAWQRQGGFIDWRGHRVFVARGGRGPALLLIHGYPIGSYDWHAVWTALTAHHTVIAPDMLGLGFSDKPREHAYSVQDHADLHDEVLDRLGLRHFSIMAHDLGVSVAQELLARQVDHPARPRIDAMVLLNGGVCPEAYQPRLIQHLLSSPVGPWIAPRIPRRAFERTVRSLFGPHTPASDALIDDFWCLATHRGGLQVAHAVGRFYRDRLAMRDRLVAPLIRHAVPVRLINGAADPNSGRHMAERYRALVDGADIVSLEHVGHWPQIEAPQAVLDAALPFLAQPLRAAAR, from the coding sequence ATGCAGACGCCCGCCCTTCAGGCCTGGCAGCGCCAGGGAGGCTTCATCGACTGGCGCGGTCATCGCGTGTTCGTGGCGCGCGGCGGACGCGGGCCGGCACTGCTGCTGATCCACGGCTACCCGATCGGCTCGTACGACTGGCATGCGGTGTGGACCGCCCTCACCGCACACCACACCGTCATCGCGCCGGACATGCTGGGCCTGGGCTTCTCGGACAAACCGCGCGAACACGCCTACTCGGTGCAGGACCACGCCGACCTGCACGACGAGGTGCTCGACCGGCTGGGCTTGCGGCACTTCAGCATCATGGCGCACGACCTCGGCGTGAGCGTCGCGCAGGAGCTGCTCGCGCGCCAGGTCGACCACCCGGCGCGGCCCCGCATCGACGCGATGGTGCTGCTCAACGGCGGTGTCTGCCCCGAGGCCTACCAGCCGAGGTTGATCCAGCACCTGCTGTCGTCGCCGGTCGGGCCCTGGATCGCGCCACGCATCCCGCGCCGAGCCTTCGAGCGCACCGTGCGTTCCCTCTTCGGCCCGCACACCCCGGCCAGCGATGCGCTGATCGACGATTTCTGGTGCCTCGCGACCCACCGTGGCGGGCTTCAGGTGGCACATGCCGTGGGGCGCTTCTACCGCGATCGGCTGGCGATGCGTGATCGTCTGGTGGCGCCCCTGATACGCCACGCGGTGCCGGTGCGACTGATCAACGGTGCGGCCGACCCGAATTCCGGGCGCCACATGGCCGAGCGCTACCGCGCGTTGGTCGACGGGGCGGACATCGTGAGCCTGGAGCACGTCGGCCACTGGCCGCAGATCGAGGCGCCGCAGGCCGTGCTCGATGCGGCGCTGCCGTTCCTCGCGCAGCCGCTCAGAGCGGCAGCTCGGTGA
- a CDS encoding ATP-binding protein gives MSNAIRYTREGSVTVRAHAQGGHVLLSVEDTGIGIAANHLPRIFDEFYQVGNPARDRRLGLGLGLATVKRLSDLLGLAVSVQSVPGRGSTFSLRLAPASAPQITAMRRAVDTAAPPLVASQRVLVIEDDADSRNALLGLLRQWGCEVRAVPGEREALACLAQGFEPEALVVDLRLADGASGLDAIATLRAAAGTSLPALVVTGDAGSEHMRQAEALGLPVLVKPARPMQLRAFLSQVRMADCPLRQVPVGAMGARPSAP, from the coding sequence GTGTCGAACGCCATCCGCTACACGCGAGAAGGTTCGGTGACCGTGCGGGCGCATGCCCAGGGCGGGCACGTCTTGCTGAGCGTGGAAGACACCGGCATCGGTATCGCCGCCAACCACCTGCCGCGCATCTTCGACGAGTTCTACCAGGTGGGAAACCCGGCGCGCGACCGCCGGCTCGGGCTGGGTCTCGGGCTGGCCACGGTCAAGCGGCTGAGCGACCTGCTGGGCCTGGCGGTGTCGGTGCAATCCGTGCCGGGACGCGGCAGCACCTTTTCGCTGCGGCTGGCGCCGGCGTCGGCGCCGCAGATCACGGCCATGCGACGGGCGGTCGACACCGCGGCCCCACCGCTCGTCGCGTCACAACGCGTGCTGGTGATCGAAGACGACGCCGATTCGCGCAACGCGCTGCTCGGCCTGTTGCGGCAGTGGGGTTGCGAGGTGCGGGCGGTGCCCGGCGAGCGCGAGGCCCTCGCCTGTCTGGCCCAGGGCTTCGAGCCCGAGGCGCTGGTGGTCGATCTGCGTCTGGCCGATGGCGCCAGCGGCCTCGATGCGATTGCCACGCTGCGCGCCGCCGCGGGCACCTCGTTGCCCGCGCTGGTGGTCACCGGCGACGCCGGCAGCGAACACATGCGCCAGGCCGAAGCGCTGGGCTTGCCCGTGCTCGTCAAGCCGGCGCGACCGATGCAGCTGCGGGCCTTCCTGAGCCAGGTGCGCATGGCCGACTGCCCTTTGAGGCAGGTGCCCGTAGGTGCTATGGGCGCGCGCCCATCGGCTCCCTAG
- a CDS encoding M14 family zinc carboxypeptidase has translation MKTSRPTRVWPAAPLLAASLLAASLPVVAVPQCADWSRRLPGVSRSLCEQARLLPSGAHSVHGVPLYRRDVGPRGEEATPWVGPAPREPRRVLVVGGIHGDELSSASLVFHWIAHAGMAPHGLDWRFVPALNPDGLMLPKPTRVNANKVDLNRNFPTPRWAQEARVYWEKRTRRDPRRYPGRAAQSEPETRFLVDTITEWKPDLIVSVHAPYGVLDYDGPREPPQRLGRLELERVGIFPGSLGHYGGVHKGVPVVTIELPNALRAPTETEMRQMWHDLLRWVDQRFQPGER, from the coding sequence ATGAAAACTTCACGCCCGACGCGGGTTTGGCCTGCCGCGCCGCTGCTGGCCGCTTCGCTTCTTGCGGCCAGCCTCCCGGTGGTGGCCGTGCCGCAATGCGCCGACTGGTCGCGCCGGCTGCCCGGCGTGAGCCGCAGCCTGTGCGAGCAGGCGCGGCTGCTGCCCTCGGGAGCGCATTCGGTGCACGGTGTGCCGCTGTACCGGCGCGACGTTGGCCCGCGCGGTGAAGAGGCCACGCCCTGGGTCGGGCCGGCGCCGCGCGAGCCGCGGCGGGTGCTGGTGGTGGGCGGCATCCACGGCGACGAGCTGTCGTCCGCCTCGCTGGTCTTCCACTGGATCGCCCACGCCGGCATGGCGCCCCACGGGCTCGACTGGCGCTTCGTGCCCGCCCTCAACCCCGACGGCCTGATGCTGCCCAAGCCCACCCGCGTCAACGCCAACAAGGTCGACCTCAACCGCAACTTCCCCACCCCGCGCTGGGCGCAGGAGGCGCGGGTCTACTGGGAAAAGCGCACCCGCCGCGACCCGCGCCGCTACCCGGGCCGCGCCGCACAGTCGGAGCCCGAGACGCGCTTCCTCGTCGACACCATCACCGAGTGGAAGCCCGACCTCATCGTGAGCGTGCACGCGCCCTACGGCGTGCTCGACTACGACGGCCCGCGCGAGCCGCCGCAGCGCCTGGGCCGGCTCGAGCTGGAGCGGGTGGGCATCTTCCCCGGTTCGCTCGGCCACTACGGCGGCGTGCACAAGGGCGTGCCGGTGGTGACAATCGAGCTGCCGAACGCGCTGCGTGCGCCCACCGAGACCGAGATGCGGCAGATGTGGCACGACCTGCTGCGCTGGGTCGACCAGCGCTTCCAGCCCGGCGAGCGCTGA
- a CDS encoding MFS transporter, with protein MTVAPPRSLHARLDAWRRLVVVGVLGFASGLPLALTGQAMQAWLSVEGLDIATIGFLSVVGLPYTFKFLWAPLMDRFELPWLGRRRGWLVLTQLLLAGALVLMADTSPGNATRTFALLAVLVAFISASQDVVIDAYRTDVLPAHERGLGSSLSVLGYRLAMILSGGVALIWVDPTQGGGWTWPEVYRFMAGLMVVAAVVSALVLPRLPDSERPTSVARHDVLGFLAMLAAVALGVFVSERLGPSIARALLAPLWSGSTLPVPLQGKWADLLALLLGVAFTLPLAAWAARAARFETLLGGLRSYFSQTGAGAFLAFIVLYKLGDAFAGSLMTPFLLKTMMFSSAEVGVVNKLIGLWLTIGGALLGGALMLKLGLWRSLMLFGIFQMASNLGFWWLAVSGKGLMPGLVIPAFDWGFVKLAQATPVDGGLLMVIAVENLSGGMGTAAFVAFLMSLCNQRFTATQYALLSAFASVGRVWVGPLAGVMAETIGWPTFFIVSTVLAAPALVMLWWLRRPVQALEVDPRTALLDD; from the coding sequence ATGACCGTCGCCCCGCCCCGCTCGTTGCACGCCCGGCTCGACGCCTGGCGTCGCCTCGTCGTCGTCGGGGTGCTCGGCTTCGCCTCGGGCCTGCCGCTGGCCCTCACCGGCCAGGCGATGCAGGCCTGGCTGAGCGTCGAAGGGCTCGACATCGCCACCATCGGGTTCTTGAGCGTGGTGGGCCTGCCCTACACCTTCAAGTTCCTGTGGGCGCCACTGATGGACCGCTTCGAGCTGCCCTGGCTCGGCCGGCGCCGTGGCTGGCTGGTGCTGACGCAGCTCTTGCTCGCCGGCGCGTTGGTGCTGATGGCCGACACCTCGCCCGGCAACGCCACGCGCACCTTCGCGCTGCTCGCCGTGCTGGTCGCCTTCATCTCGGCCTCGCAGGACGTGGTGATCGACGCCTACCGCACCGATGTGCTGCCCGCCCACGAGCGCGGCCTCGGCTCATCGCTCAGCGTGCTGGGCTACCGGCTGGCGATGATCCTCTCGGGCGGTGTGGCACTGATCTGGGTCGACCCCACCCAGGGCGGCGGCTGGACTTGGCCCGAGGTCTACCGCTTCATGGCCGGGCTGATGGTGGTGGCGGCTGTCGTCTCGGCGCTCGTGCTGCCGCGCCTGCCCGACAGCGAACGGCCGACCAGTGTGGCCCGCCACGACGTGCTGGGCTTTCTCGCGATGCTGGCCGCGGTGGCGCTGGGCGTGTTCGTGAGCGAGCGCTTGGGCCCGTCGATCGCTCGCGCGCTGCTGGCACCGCTGTGGAGCGGCAGCACGCTGCCGGTGCCGCTGCAGGGCAAATGGGCCGACCTGCTGGCTCTGCTGCTGGGCGTGGCCTTCACGCTGCCGCTCGCCGCCTGGGCGGCCCGCGCCGCGCGCTTCGAGACGCTGCTCGGCGGCCTGCGCAGCTACTTCAGCCAGACCGGTGCCGGCGCCTTCCTCGCGTTCATCGTGCTCTACAAGCTGGGCGACGCCTTTGCCGGCTCGCTGATGACACCCTTCCTGCTCAAGACCATGATGTTCAGCTCGGCCGAGGTCGGCGTGGTCAACAAGCTGATCGGCCTGTGGCTCACCATCGGCGGCGCGCTCTTGGGCGGTGCGCTGATGTTGAAGCTCGGGCTGTGGCGCTCGCTGATGCTGTTCGGCATCTTCCAGATGGCCAGCAACCTCGGCTTCTGGTGGCTGGCCGTCTCGGGCAAGGGCCTGATGCCTGGCCTCGTGATCCCGGCGTTCGACTGGGGGTTCGTCAAGCTCGCGCAAGCCACGCCGGTCGACGGCGGCCTTCTGATGGTGATCGCGGTCGAGAACCTGTCGGGCGGCATGGGCACGGCGGCGTTCGTCGCCTTCCTGATGAGCCTGTGCAACCAGCGTTTCACGGCCACCCAGTACGCTTTGCTGTCGGCTTTTGCCTCGGTCGGTCGCGTGTGGGTGGGGCCGCTGGCCGGCGTGATGGCCGAGACCATCGGCTGGCCCACGTTTTTCATCGTTTCCACGGTGCTGGCGGCGCCGGCGCTCGTGATGCTGTGGTGGCTGCGTCGCCCGGTGCAGGCGCTGGAAGTGGACCCACGTACGGCGCTGCTGGACGACTGA
- a CDS encoding flavin reductase family protein, with translation MTALLRPLTPAFSSQEFRTALGAFATGVTVVTALDSTGRPVGLTANSFNSVSLSPPLVLWSLSRRAGSLPAFSGGSHYAINILAADQRALAERFASKDVDRFAGLAFRQGAGGAPVLEGSAAVFECFNRSQYEEGDHVIFVGEVERCERRDGALPLIYHGGRYFTELPL, from the coding sequence ATGACCGCGTTGCTGCGCCCGCTCACCCCCGCCTTTTCCTCGCAGGAATTCCGCACGGCGCTGGGCGCCTTCGCCACCGGCGTGACGGTCGTCACCGCGCTCGACTCCACCGGCCGCCCGGTTGGCCTCACCGCCAATTCGTTCAATTCGGTCTCGCTGTCGCCACCCCTCGTGCTGTGGAGCCTGTCGCGCCGCGCCGGTTCACTGCCGGCCTTCAGCGGCGGCTCGCACTACGCGATCAACATCCTCGCCGCCGACCAGCGTGCGCTGGCCGAGCGCTTCGCCTCCAAGGACGTCGATCGTTTCGCCGGCCTGGCCTTCCGCCAGGGCGCCGGCGGCGCCCCGGTGCTGGAAGGCAGCGCGGCGGTGTTCGAGTGCTTCAACCGAAGTCAGTACGAAGAGGGCGACCACGTCATCTTCGTCGGCGAGGTCGAGCGCTGCGAGCGGCGCGACGGGGCGCTGCCGCTCATCTACCACGGCGGGCGCTACTTCACCGAGCTGCCGCTCTGA